One genomic region from Spirosoma sp. KCTC 42546 encodes:
- a CDS encoding FtsL-like putative cell division protein has translation MAKNTFRQPERVAKQKQQRRKLKLASWLNDAIGLDRLFGEDNAWPIQHIDRILWVTFLLILYIGLNHNAERLVRRIQRTKNQVDELRSQFTVLQADFNKSGKQSEISKHVVGLGLADSQTPPHKIVVKSDEH, from the coding sequence ATGGCCAAAAATACATTCCGTCAGCCCGAACGGGTCGCCAAACAAAAGCAACAACGGCGCAAACTCAAACTGGCATCCTGGCTCAATGATGCCATCGGCCTGGATCGGCTTTTCGGCGAAGATAACGCCTGGCCAATTCAACACATTGACCGCATTTTGTGGGTCACATTTCTACTCATCCTTTATATTGGCCTGAACCACAATGCTGAACGCCTGGTCCGGCGCATTCAACGCACCAAAAACCAGGTCGATGAACTGCGCTCTCAGTTCACCGTTTTACAAGCCGATTTTAATAAAAGCGGCAAACAATCTGAAATCAGTAAGCATGTTGTAGGTCTTGGCCTGGCTGATAGCCAAACTCCACCCCATAAAATTGTTGTCAAGTCAGATGAACATTAA
- a CDS encoding M20/M25/M40 family metallo-hydrolase, with protein sequence MARTFYVPRFRLVLFCIGTAGTLTAFYPDKLSFQKAFTRINKEVTEHSRAYETLAKASQQVGHRLTGSPNGTRAEAYAFDLLASYGFKEVRYEPFEVEAWMRDTVTLSIAPNKSDNFRDVSVVSLAHSPVEAHVQGEIVDVGNGLEGDFAALKGKLKGKVALVNIGLAAPTKGARNLHRSEKTALAIQYGASGVIMVNLVPGNVLLTGTASVTGKLISVPSVCISLESGEAIRSWMQEEHSPLLAQINMTNTSRKIRARNVIATLKGSKYPDEKIIVGGHLDSWDLATGAIDNGIGSFAIMDIARTFKALKLKPKRTIEFVLFMGEEQGLLGSKAMVENLKKSGQLDMVRYMMNLDMTNDPTGLNAFGRTDMVPFLNAVGETMKEVEPVFANQMQNQAGLHSDHQPFMLEGVPVVGMNGHLAREVLDCYHANCDRMNLVNADQLKNTVRYSTMLLYALADADAIPTKRQTDTQTRDYLVAQGLRTPLQIANEWRWKE encoded by the coding sequence ATGGCCCGGACATTTTACGTGCCCCGATTTCGGCTCGTGCTGTTCTGTATCGGTACTGCCGGTACGCTCACTGCTTTTTACCCCGACAAACTTTCTTTCCAGAAGGCATTTACTCGTATTAACAAAGAGGTAACTGAACATAGCCGTGCGTACGAAACGCTCGCCAAAGCCTCTCAACAGGTCGGGCACCGGCTCACGGGCAGCCCCAACGGCACACGTGCGGAGGCCTATGCGTTCGACTTGCTGGCATCCTATGGTTTTAAAGAAGTTCGCTACGAGCCTTTTGAGGTAGAAGCCTGGATGCGCGATACGGTTACCCTCTCGATTGCACCCAACAAAAGCGATAATTTCCGGGATGTATCTGTAGTTTCTCTGGCGCATTCACCCGTAGAGGCACATGTACAGGGTGAGATTGTGGATGTTGGGAATGGATTGGAAGGCGACTTTGCGGCCTTGAAGGGTAAATTAAAAGGTAAAGTTGCCCTGGTCAATATTGGTTTAGCAGCACCTACCAAAGGAGCCAGAAACCTTCACCGCTCCGAAAAAACAGCACTCGCTATTCAATACGGAGCCTCTGGAGTTATCATGGTCAATCTGGTGCCGGGCAACGTACTATTGACAGGTACAGCCTCCGTAACGGGTAAACTGATTTCAGTTCCATCAGTCTGTATCTCACTCGAAAGTGGGGAGGCTATTCGATCCTGGATGCAGGAGGAACACAGCCCTCTGCTGGCTCAGATTAATATGACGAATACTAGCCGGAAAATCCGGGCTCGTAACGTAATTGCTACCCTGAAAGGCTCTAAATATCCTGACGAAAAAATCATTGTTGGTGGGCACCTGGACTCGTGGGATCTGGCCACGGGTGCCATTGACAACGGCATTGGCTCATTTGCGATCATGGATATTGCCCGCACCTTTAAAGCCTTGAAACTGAAACCAAAGCGTACCATTGAGTTCGTTTTGTTTATGGGCGAGGAACAGGGGTTACTGGGCTCGAAAGCAATGGTTGAGAACCTAAAAAAATCCGGTCAACTGGACATGGTTCGTTATATGATGAACCTGGATATGACCAACGACCCAACGGGCCTGAACGCATTTGGCCGTACGGACATGGTCCCCTTTTTGAACGCCGTTGGCGAAACCATGAAAGAGGTCGAACCTGTATTTGCCAATCAGATGCAGAATCAGGCTGGTTTGCACTCCGATCATCAGCCATTCATGCTCGAAGGTGTGCCGGTAGTTGGCATGAACGGCCATCTGGCCCGAGAGGTGCTTGATTGTTACCACGCTAACTGCGATCGCATGAATCTTGTCAACGCCGATCAACTCAAAAATACAGTCCGGTATTCAACCATGCTCTTATACGCTCTGGCTGATGCTGACGCGATTCCGACGAAACGGCAAACCGACACCCAAACCCGTGACTATCTGGTAGCCCAGGGCCTACGGACACCGCTGCAAATTGCCAACGAATGGCGATGGAAAGAGTAA
- a CDS encoding DUF3431 domain-containing protein: MIELVVAHYTENLNWLRNLPAGLTKTVYSKSPDPVSEHTVIPLPNVGREAHTYLHHIINRYDSLAEWTVFCQGKPFDHAYDFKKTLRELVTEPLSFQGKEFHWFGHLIDTDDNLGHRLFQPWSKNDDGRGLDLVGFHRTLFDSDGPTLYTFVLGAQFAVHRNLLHQKPVSFYKRALEISVLFPDAAHCFERSWDRVFDVVGLDPGWLAGRLTVQLKPMRHQQTD, encoded by the coding sequence ATGATCGAACTCGTTGTTGCCCATTATACCGAAAATCTGAACTGGTTGCGAAATCTGCCTGCTGGTTTGACAAAGACGGTCTATAGCAAAAGCCCCGATCCTGTGTCGGAACATACGGTTATTCCACTACCTAACGTTGGACGTGAGGCACATACGTATTTACATCACATTATAAACCGCTACGACTCCCTGGCCGAGTGGACTGTTTTTTGCCAGGGCAAGCCCTTCGATCATGCCTACGATTTCAAAAAAACACTGCGTGAACTGGTAACCGAACCCTTATCGTTTCAGGGAAAAGAGTTTCACTGGTTTGGTCACCTGATTGATACCGACGACAATCTGGGGCACCGGTTATTCCAGCCGTGGAGTAAAAATGACGATGGCCGTGGGCTAGATCTGGTTGGGTTTCACCGTACCTTGTTTGACAGCGATGGACCAACGCTCTACACGTTTGTGTTGGGCGCACAATTTGCTGTTCATCGCAACCTTTTGCATCAAAAACCCGTATCGTTCTATAAACGGGCACTTGAGATATCTGTTTTGTTTCCTGATGCCGCCCATTGTTTTGAACGGAGCTGGGATCGTGTTTTTGATGTAGTGGGACTCGATCCTGGCTGGCTGGCTGGACGATTAACCGTTCAACTGAAGCCAATGAGGCATCAACAGACCGATTAG
- a CDS encoding S9 family peptidase, with protein MTQAQTPIVNPPKAVIKPKELITNGHKRIDNYYYLNERENPEVIKYLNAENTYLDQVLAPVKDLQNKLFEEMKGRIKQQDESVPYKEGDYYYYTRFITGGEYPIYCRKKGSLQGTEEIMFDGNAMAKGHNYYQLGGYEVSDNDELAIFAEDTVSRRLYTLRVKNLKTGKLYPEAIPNTEGGSFAWATDNKTLFYIKKDPQTLLGYQVYRHVLGTDSKTDVLVYEEKDNQFYMGLGRSKSKKYITIGTDHNGVSTEYLLLDASKPTSAFTVFLPREKGHEYDIVHYKDKFYVRTNWKAENFRLMEVPEGKTTDRAAWKEVIAHRPDVYLANMDVFANHLVLGERKAGLTNIRVINQKTKVDEYLDFGEPAYVAGISYNPDFNTNILRYSYSSLTTPNSTFDYNMDTKEKTLKKQQEVLGGFDKNNYVSERVYATARDGVKVPVSLVYRKGTKKDGSSPLLQYSYGSYGYSTDPGFSSTRLSLLDRGFIFAIAHIRGGQEMGRRWYEDGKMLKKKNTFNDFVDVSEYLIKNNYTSADKLFAMGGSAGGLLMGAIINQAPQLYRGVVAAVPFVDVVTTMLDESIPLTTGEFEEWGNPKNKEYYDYMLSYSPYDNVEKKAYPNMLVTTGLHDSQVQYWEPAKWVAKLRAMKTDTNQLLLHTNMEAGHGGASGRFQALKEIALEYAFMLNLVGERQ; from the coding sequence ATGACTCAGGCACAAACCCCAATAGTAAATCCTCCCAAGGCCGTTATCAAACCGAAAGAGTTGATCACAAACGGTCATAAACGGATCGATAATTATTACTACCTCAACGAACGTGAAAACCCAGAGGTTATCAAGTACTTAAACGCTGAAAATACCTACCTCGATCAGGTGCTGGCTCCCGTAAAGGACTTGCAGAACAAACTGTTTGAGGAGATGAAAGGGCGGATTAAACAGCAGGATGAATCAGTACCTTATAAAGAAGGGGACTATTACTACTACACCCGCTTCATTACGGGAGGAGAATACCCCATTTATTGCCGTAAGAAAGGCTCATTGCAAGGCACTGAGGAGATCATGTTCGATGGCAATGCCATGGCGAAAGGACATAACTATTATCAACTCGGTGGGTATGAGGTGTCGGATAATGATGAGCTGGCCATTTTTGCGGAGGATACCGTAAGCCGACGACTCTATACGTTACGGGTGAAAAACCTGAAAACAGGTAAACTATACCCGGAAGCCATTCCAAATACCGAAGGTGGAAGTTTTGCCTGGGCAACAGATAACAAGACGCTCTTTTATATTAAAAAAGACCCGCAAACGCTGCTTGGTTATCAGGTTTATCGACACGTACTGGGTACCGATTCGAAGACCGATGTGCTGGTCTACGAAGAGAAAGACAACCAGTTTTATATGGGGCTTGGGCGCTCGAAATCCAAAAAATATATCACGATCGGCACCGACCATAACGGTGTTTCAACCGAATACCTCTTACTGGATGCCAGCAAACCCACCAGCGCATTTACCGTGTTTTTGCCACGCGAAAAGGGTCATGAGTACGACATTGTGCATTACAAAGACAAGTTCTACGTTCGTACCAACTGGAAGGCGGAGAATTTTCGGCTGATGGAAGTACCGGAAGGTAAAACGACGGATCGTGCTGCCTGGAAAGAAGTGATTGCCCATCGGCCTGATGTGTATCTGGCCAATATGGACGTGTTTGCCAACCATCTTGTTCTGGGTGAACGTAAAGCGGGTTTGACGAATATTCGGGTTATTAATCAGAAAACAAAGGTCGATGAATACCTCGATTTTGGCGAACCCGCCTATGTCGCTGGTATTAGCTATAATCCTGATTTCAACACGAATATCCTACGGTATAGCTACTCGTCGCTGACAACTCCCAACTCGACCTTCGACTATAACATGGATACGAAGGAGAAAACCCTGAAGAAACAGCAGGAAGTGCTGGGGGGCTTTGATAAGAACAACTATGTGTCGGAACGGGTGTATGCAACCGCTCGCGATGGGGTAAAAGTGCCGGTTTCATTAGTGTATCGGAAGGGCACGAAGAAGGATGGTTCTTCGCCCTTGCTGCAATACTCCTATGGCTCTTATGGCTACTCAACCGATCCGGGCTTTAGCTCGACGCGCCTGAGTTTGCTGGATCGGGGCTTTATTTTTGCCATTGCGCACATTCGGGGTGGGCAGGAAATGGGCCGCCGATGGTACGAAGACGGTAAGATGCTCAAGAAGAAAAATACATTTAACGACTTCGTGGATGTGTCGGAGTACCTCATCAAAAACAACTACACCAGTGCCGATAAGCTTTTTGCTATGGGCGGTAGCGCAGGTGGTTTGCTCATGGGGGCAATTATTAATCAGGCACCTCAACTGTACCGGGGTGTTGTTGCGGCTGTACCTTTTGTGGATGTAGTTACGACGATGCTCGACGAAAGTATTCCGCTCACAACTGGCGAATTTGAAGAATGGGGCAACCCGAAAAATAAGGAGTATTACGACTACATGCTGTCGTATTCGCCTTACGACAATGTTGAGAAGAAAGCCTATCCCAATATGCTGGTAACCACCGGACTGCATGATTCGCAGGTGCAGTACTGGGAGCCAGCCAAATGGGTAGCCAAGCTTCGGGCCATGAAAACGGACACCAATCAGTTGTTGCTTCATACCAATATGGAAGCCGGACATGGTGGTGCATCGGGGCGTTTCCAGGCATTAAAAGAGATCGCCCTGGAGTATGCATTTATGCTGAATTTAGTAGGGGAGCGGCAGTAG
- a CDS encoding VCBS repeat-containing protein: MIFTNRSLSQYYSWFLPVAAIGIIVGSCQSGNDAALNDPLLAEGKRLAERHCASCHALPSPDLLDKGTWVKHVLPAMAPNLGLEVYPGNLYYVGPKAAISHNNWEKLMAYYQALAPNVLKPIDKPEAVVSDWAVFSVEKPQVDTSQTAMTTLVAMDTIGHQLYSSDAFRSDLTRWDRHLKPTLFKQLHSATVDARFFRDATGNERGLFTTLGTMRAADISKGELITLELSGRKGVDSLTVATDLPRPLQSIPADFNKDGLTDWLVCGFGHLKGGLYWLKQQPNHQFTKLPIKEVPGASQAVVRDFNADGWPDLMVLFAHADEGVWLFLNDKKGGFTERNLLRFPSVYGSTSFQLVDFNKDGRLDILYTCGDNSDYSKVLKPYHGVYIYINQGDFHYKQAYFYPINGCTKAVATDFDQDGDLDIATIAFFADFKNNPSESCLIFDQQKPLQFRPHAMPVSAYGRWICMDVNDVDQDGDADVVLGNFSKTFIIQEGLKPTWDTHLPLIVLRNKTRLN, from the coding sequence ATGATCTTTACAAACCGATCTCTTTCTCAATATTATAGCTGGTTTCTGCCCGTTGCGGCCATTGGCATAATCGTCGGTAGTTGCCAATCCGGTAATGATGCAGCCCTAAATGACCCTTTACTAGCAGAAGGAAAACGGTTGGCAGAAAGGCATTGTGCCTCATGCCATGCGTTGCCATCGCCCGATTTGCTGGATAAAGGAACCTGGGTAAAGCATGTTCTACCCGCAATGGCGCCAAACCTGGGTCTGGAGGTCTATCCTGGAAATCTGTATTACGTCGGACCAAAAGCGGCTATTTCGCACAACAATTGGGAGAAGTTAATGGCCTATTATCAAGCGCTTGCTCCCAACGTACTGAAACCTATTGATAAGCCTGAAGCCGTTGTGAGCGACTGGGCTGTGTTTTCGGTAGAAAAACCACAAGTCGATACGTCGCAAACGGCTATGACAACGCTGGTGGCTATGGATACCATCGGGCACCAGTTGTACTCAAGTGATGCGTTTCGAAGCGACTTAACCCGTTGGGACCGGCATCTAAAACCGACGTTGTTTAAACAGCTTCATTCCGCAACTGTCGATGCGCGATTTTTTCGCGATGCAACCGGCAACGAACGCGGGCTGTTCACTACGTTAGGTACGATGCGGGCCGCCGACATCTCGAAAGGGGAACTGATTACCCTCGAACTGTCTGGCCGGAAGGGTGTTGATTCATTAACGGTTGCTACGGATTTGCCCCGACCGCTCCAATCGATACCCGCCGATTTTAACAAAGATGGGTTGACCGACTGGCTGGTTTGCGGATTTGGGCATTTGAAAGGTGGTCTGTATTGGCTGAAGCAGCAGCCGAATCACCAGTTTACGAAACTGCCAATTAAGGAAGTGCCCGGAGCCAGTCAGGCGGTGGTCAGGGATTTTAATGCCGATGGCTGGCCCGATCTGATGGTTTTATTTGCTCATGCCGACGAGGGTGTCTGGCTGTTTCTAAATGACAAAAAAGGGGGATTCACCGAACGAAATCTGCTTCGGTTCCCGTCGGTGTATGGGTCAACCAGTTTCCAGTTGGTCGATTTTAACAAAGATGGTCGTCTGGATATTTTGTACACCTGTGGTGATAACAGCGATTATTCGAAAGTCCTGAAGCCCTATCACGGTGTATATATTTACATCAACCAGGGTGATTTTCATTATAAGCAGGCTTATTTCTACCCTATCAATGGCTGTACCAAAGCCGTCGCTACTGATTTCGATCAGGATGGCGATTTGGATATTGCAACGATTGCTTTCTTCGCTGATTTTAAGAATAATCCGTCTGAAAGTTGTCTGATTTTTGACCAGCAAAAGCCGTTACAATTTCGTCCGCATGCCATGCCAGTTAGTGCCTACGGGCGTTGGATTTGCATGGATGTAAACGACGTCGATCAGGATGGCGATGCAGATGTAGTGCTCGGCAACTTCTCGAAGACATTTATCATTCAGGAAGGTTTGAAACCAACCTGGGATACGCATTTGCCGTTGATTGTGTTGAGGAATAAGACGCGGTTGAACTAG
- a CDS encoding glucoamylase family protein, which yields MKTFFLFFLTLSIAFAQSKPPYRLTATDNAFLDSLEHDTFRYFWDTTNPENGLIPDRAPTPSFASIAAVGFGLTSYLVGVERGYITRAQAAERTLKTLRFFAKAPQSDKATGVTGYKGFFYHFLDMKTGERFKQVELSTIDTALLLGGILSSQTYFDKNTPVEIEIRQLAEQIYGRVDWTWIQARPPFVSMGWHPEKGFIQADWKGYNEAMLLYVLALGSPTHPVGNDVWTAWTKSYNWANFQGQAHVNFDPLFGHQYSHVWIDFRGIKDKYMQTKGIDYAENSRRATYANRAYCIANPARWQDYGPTIWGLTACDGPKDTTVSGRNFFSYRARGAAIQQIVDDGTIAPTAAGGSVAFAPEICLPALKAMKTKYGSKLYGQYGFRDAFNPTYRYPSAYANGSTAKGWFDIDYLGIDQGPILLMAENARTNFVWNLMKRNPHIRKGLQRAGFTGGWLN from the coding sequence ATGAAAACATTCTTTCTCTTTTTCTTGACCCTTAGCATTGCCTTTGCCCAATCGAAACCGCCTTACCGGTTAACGGCAACAGATAATGCGTTTTTAGACAGTCTGGAACATGACACATTCCGGTATTTCTGGGACACCACCAATCCCGAAAATGGGCTGATTCCTGACCGTGCTCCCACTCCCTCATTTGCCAGCATTGCCGCTGTGGGCTTCGGCCTGACATCATACCTGGTGGGTGTCGAACGCGGCTATATCACCCGTGCACAGGCTGCCGAACGAACACTAAAAACACTTCGTTTTTTTGCAAAAGCTCCACAATCCGACAAAGCAACGGGCGTAACAGGCTATAAAGGCTTTTTCTACCATTTTCTGGATATGAAAACTGGAGAGCGTTTCAAGCAGGTCGAATTGTCCACCATTGATACAGCCCTCTTGTTGGGCGGCATTTTAAGCAGTCAAACCTATTTCGACAAGAATACACCCGTTGAAATCGAGATCCGTCAATTGGCCGAACAGATTTATGGACGCGTAGACTGGACCTGGATTCAGGCGCGCCCACCGTTTGTATCAATGGGGTGGCATCCCGAAAAAGGCTTCATTCAGGCTGACTGGAAAGGCTATAACGAAGCCATGTTGCTTTACGTGCTGGCGTTGGGGTCGCCTACGCACCCGGTTGGCAACGATGTATGGACCGCCTGGACTAAAAGCTACAATTGGGCCAACTTCCAAGGGCAAGCCCACGTAAATTTCGACCCTTTGTTTGGCCACCAGTACTCTCACGTCTGGATTGATTTCCGGGGTATTAAGGATAAATACATGCAAACGAAAGGGATCGATTATGCCGAAAACTCCCGTCGGGCCACCTACGCCAACCGCGCTTATTGTATAGCCAATCCAGCCAGGTGGCAAGACTACGGCCCGACCATCTGGGGCCTGACCGCCTGCGATGGTCCAAAAGATACGACCGTATCTGGCCGAAATTTCTTCTCCTATCGAGCGCGGGGAGCTGCTATTCAGCAAATTGTCGATGATGGCACTATTGCGCCTACGGCGGCCGGAGGTTCGGTCGCCTTCGCTCCTGAAATTTGTCTGCCTGCCCTTAAAGCGATGAAAACAAAGTATGGTAGTAAGCTATATGGTCAATATGGTTTTCGAGATGCCTTCAATCCAACCTATCGCTATCCATCGGCCTACGCGAATGGGTCTACAGCTAAAGGATGGTTTGACATAGATTACCTTGGCATCGACCAGGGTCCGATTTTGTTAATGGCCGAAAACGCCCGAACAAACTTCGTCTGGAACCTGATGAAGCGTAACCCACACATTCGTAAAGGATTGCAACGCGCTGGGTTTACGGGTGGTTGGTTGAACTAG
- a CDS encoding glucoamylase family protein, whose amino-acid sequence MNTTKLIVLLLVATSLSCKKTQDIEPPESFYYHTIQVDGQSSASANFQNSSTNPVITVSFSAPVQKESVSSAIQLTQKSTGVSIPLNYTVSSGDTIVTVTPQNSLSALTAYQFTVQPTLKSVRNSVLNSTVNASLTTSFDNTDKFPRISDSLLLDLVQKQTFKYFWDFGHPVSGLARERNSSGDVVTSGGSGFGIMAILVGVNRNFITRQQGLTRLTTITNFLTNNAKRYHGAFPHWLNGATGATVPFSAKDDGADLVETSYLMQGLLTARQYFNSSTNADEIALRKTINALWDGVEWNWFTKSGTETNLYWHWSPNYNWDMNLPIRGWNEALITYVLAASSNTSPIPKTVYDISWAQNGKIANGNSYYGIKLPLGPAYGGPLFFSQYSFLGINPHDLTDTYADYWQQNTAHSQINYTYCKTNPKQYSGYSQDCWGLTASDQQDGYSARDPTNDNGTIAPTAALSSMPYTPTESMQALRFFYYKLGDKIWKDQGFVDAFNLTNIWFANSYLAIDQGPIIVMIENQRSQLLWKLFMSCPEVKKGMKGLGFQSPNLN is encoded by the coding sequence ATGAATACGACTAAATTAATCGTGCTGCTCCTGGTAGCTACGAGCCTATCCTGTAAAAAAACGCAGGATATTGAGCCGCCCGAATCATTTTACTACCACACCATTCAGGTAGATGGCCAATCATCGGCTAGTGCGAACTTTCAGAATAGTAGTACAAATCCAGTGATAACGGTGTCTTTTTCGGCACCTGTTCAGAAAGAATCCGTTTCTTCAGCTATTCAACTAACACAAAAATCAACGGGGGTCTCTATCCCGCTGAACTATACCGTGTCCAGTGGCGATACAATTGTAACGGTAACTCCTCAAAATTCGCTTAGCGCACTGACAGCCTATCAGTTTACAGTACAGCCAACCCTGAAATCAGTCCGAAATTCGGTTCTGAATTCAACGGTAAACGCCAGCCTGACAACCTCCTTCGATAACACCGACAAATTCCCCCGCATCAGCGATTCCCTCCTGCTTGATCTGGTTCAAAAACAGACGTTTAAATACTTCTGGGATTTTGGGCATCCCGTTTCAGGGTTGGCTCGTGAGCGGAATTCGTCGGGCGATGTGGTCACGTCGGGCGGGAGTGGTTTCGGAATTATGGCGATTCTGGTTGGTGTAAATCGGAATTTTATCACTCGCCAGCAGGGACTAACCCGACTGACAACAATCACGAATTTCCTGACCAACAATGCGAAACGGTATCATGGGGCTTTTCCACACTGGCTTAATGGCGCAACGGGCGCAACGGTTCCCTTTAGTGCCAAAGACGACGGAGCCGATCTGGTCGAAACGTCATATCTGATGCAGGGCTTATTGACCGCCCGGCAGTATTTCAACAGTTCGACGAATGCAGATGAAATTGCCTTACGAAAAACTATAAACGCGCTCTGGGATGGCGTCGAATGGAATTGGTTTACCAAGAGTGGTACCGAAACCAACCTGTACTGGCATTGGTCACCTAACTATAATTGGGATATGAATTTGCCCATTCGCGGCTGGAACGAAGCCCTGATTACCTATGTACTGGCGGCTTCATCGAACACCTCGCCAATCCCGAAAACCGTTTACGATATCAGTTGGGCGCAGAACGGGAAGATAGCCAATGGCAATAGCTACTACGGCATTAAACTCCCGCTGGGGCCCGCTTATGGTGGCCCGTTGTTCTTCTCGCAGTATTCTTTTTTAGGGATCAATCCGCATGACCTGACGGATACTTATGCCGATTACTGGCAACAAAACACCGCCCATTCGCAGATTAACTACACGTATTGCAAAACCAACCCAAAACAATATAGTGGCTATAGTCAGGATTGCTGGGGGCTAACCGCCAGCGATCAACAGGATGGTTACTCAGCCCGTGACCCAACAAACGACAACGGTACCATTGCCCCAACGGCAGCCTTGTCGTCCATGCCGTACACGCCTACCGAGTCTATGCAGGCACTCCGGTTTTTCTATTACAAACTGGGCGATAAAATCTGGAAAGACCAGGGCTTCGTTGACGCCTTCAACCTGACCAATATCTGGTTTGCTAACTCCTATCTAGCCATCGATCAGGGGCCAATTATTGTGATGATCGAAAACCAGCGTTCGCAACTGCTCTGGAAATTATTCATGAGCTGCCCCGAAGTCAAAAAGGGAATGAAAGGCTTGGGGTTCCAAAGCCCAAACCTGAACTGA
- a CDS encoding LamG-like jellyroll fold domain-containing protein, whose amino-acid sequence MKTRQISAWVMAGLVMSAAFTSCKKDDDVATLPPIGGYNTSNDVAASNLKAHWTFDGTNNETISGTAPSNSSNASFTTGTKGQALQLNSGYLLYPTITALSSASAIPSVTVSSWVKVANNGTTASSVFALTQALSAQGDWNQGPLNMYVETGAYKAASDTLQLHSAFHTFLNGNYSTGGDNVTGFGLADAGKTYQIVKGANKWVHYVMVYDGSSSNIDLYANGQLVSNSTYRNRTVNGVGIGPITLATPTQVVIGAWPNANAGYTQSAAQAWQGLFNGSIDEIRVYNKALSGTDIGYLYQLESAGR is encoded by the coding sequence ATGAAAACGAGACAAATCTCAGCGTGGGTGATGGCAGGGCTGGTAATGAGTGCGGCTTTTACCTCCTGCAAAAAAGACGATGATGTGGCTACCTTGCCTCCTATTGGTGGGTATAACACATCAAATGATGTAGCGGCATCCAACCTGAAAGCTCACTGGACGTTTGATGGAACCAATAATGAAACGATTTCGGGAACTGCTCCATCGAACAGTAGCAATGCTTCATTTACAACAGGAACTAAAGGCCAGGCTCTTCAACTAAATTCTGGCTATCTGCTGTATCCTACTATAACAGCTTTGAGTAGTGCGAGTGCTATACCAAGTGTAACGGTAAGTTCGTGGGTTAAAGTAGCTAATAATGGAACTACCGCTTCTTCTGTATTTGCCTTAACGCAGGCGTTATCTGCACAAGGAGACTGGAACCAGGGACCCCTAAATATGTATGTTGAAACAGGTGCATACAAGGCTGCCAGTGATACTTTACAGCTACACAGTGCTTTCCATACATTTTTAAATGGCAACTATAGCACTGGAGGTGATAATGTTACTGGTTTTGGGCTTGCAGATGCAGGAAAAACCTACCAGATTGTAAAAGGAGCTAATAAATGGGTTCATTACGTCATGGTGTATGATGGTTCAAGCTCTAATATTGATTTATATGCCAATGGCCAGTTGGTATCGAACAGTACGTATAGAAACAGGACTGTAAATGGTGTAGGTATTGGACCTATCACGTTAGCAACGCCTACTCAAGTTGTAATCGGTGCGTGGCCCAACGCAAATGCTGGCTATACCCAATCTGCAGCTCAGGCATGGCAGGGTTTATTTAATGGGTCAATAGACGAAATTCGTGTCTATAACAAAGCCTTGTCAGGTACTGATATCGGCTATTTATATCAACTCGAATCTGCAGGACGCTAA